The following are from one region of the Paenibacillus sp. JZ16 genome:
- a CDS encoding amino acid ABC transporter substrate-binding protein: MKKIASVLAGFMLLLTVVGCSSSASGGNELVVGIDDKFAPMGFRDESNEIVGFDIDYARAAAEKMGKEVKFQPIDWKSKESELSSGRIDLIWNGYTITDERKEKVLFTKPYLENSQVVAVLADSDITSISDLAGKEIGLQSLSSAADALSANEIHTQVKKINEFPDNMLALSDLKNGRVEAVVIDEVVMKYFMSKEEGIYKILEESLAPEQYGIGVKKGNEELLQSLQKALDEMNADGTAAKISEKWFGENKVLK, translated from the coding sequence GTGAAAAAGATAGCATCAGTATTAGCAGGCTTCATGCTGTTATTAACCGTAGTCGGCTGTTCAAGCTCCGCAAGCGGCGGCAATGAGCTGGTTGTCGGGATCGACGACAAGTTTGCGCCCATGGGCTTTCGCGACGAGAGCAATGAAATTGTCGGCTTTGATATCGATTATGCCCGTGCAGCCGCTGAGAAGATGGGCAAGGAAGTCAAGTTCCAGCCGATTGACTGGAAATCGAAGGAGTCCGAACTTAGCAGCGGCCGCATTGACTTGATATGGAACGGCTATACCATCACCGATGAGCGCAAGGAGAAAGTGTTGTTCACCAAGCCTTATCTGGAGAACAGTCAGGTCGTCGCCGTGCTGGCTGATTCGGATATAACTTCGATCAGCGATTTGGCAGGCAAAGAGATCGGTTTGCAGTCGCTGTCCTCGGCAGCTGACGCGTTAAGCGCCAACGAGATTCACACGCAAGTGAAGAAGATCAACGAATTCCCTGACAATATGCTGGCTCTGAGCGATTTGAAGAATGGACGCGTAGAGGCTGTGGTCATAGACGAAGTGGTGATGAAATACTTCATGTCCAAGGAAGAGGGAATATACAAGATTCTCGAGGAATCTCTGGCACCGGAGCAGTACGGGATCGGGGTTAAAAAAGGCAACGAGGAGCTGCTTCAAAGCCTGCAAAAAGCACTGGACGAAATGAATGCCGATGGTACGGCAGCCAAGATTTCCGAGAAATGGTTTGGCGAAAACAAAGTGTTGAAGTAA
- a CDS encoding MFS transporter — protein sequence MSFIQQSAKEMRSWPRNIKLFFLANVLYQIGTGMFSVLYNLYIQGLGYNDSMNGTVVSIQSLATALMFIPIGLIGDRGSRKRILVLGALLSGAGLIARSFLESEFSLLGLAVYTGLFASFFQVLAIPFLAENTAKSARMRIFSIHASLVLASQVLGSMGGGFLADALQAVGMNKVGSLKTALFIGGLATLAAFIPLLFTADQKAEDIQALDAPLPDHPPAQAGKAVNASGLGDYKVIGQFALAQLLIGLGSGLVVPYLNLYFTNRFSVSLSAVGILISLGQVMTIVSMLIGPTLVNRVGAVKAVVLFQVLSLPFLLLTGFTNVLLIASVGFLFRQALMNAANPIQSSILIDRVPDHRRGIANSVTQTAFMLGWATMGPVQSKLVTTYGSYWGYAITFCITGTLYVVSSFLYYRMFRERKSSSLSSSDTAATL from the coding sequence ATGAGTTTCATCCAACAGTCGGCAAAAGAAATGCGTTCTTGGCCGCGCAACATCAAGCTGTTTTTTCTAGCCAACGTGCTGTATCAGATCGGTACAGGCATGTTTAGCGTGCTCTACAATTTGTACATACAAGGTCTTGGGTATAATGACTCCATGAATGGAACAGTGGTCAGTATTCAATCCCTGGCAACGGCATTGATGTTCATTCCGATTGGCCTGATCGGAGACCGCGGCAGCCGTAAGCGAATCCTCGTCCTGGGGGCATTGTTAAGCGGTGCGGGTCTGATCGCGCGCTCTTTTCTGGAGAGCGAGTTCAGCTTGCTTGGTCTTGCGGTATATACCGGTCTGTTCGCATCCTTTTTTCAGGTGCTGGCTATCCCCTTTCTAGCGGAAAACACGGCGAAATCGGCTCGCATGCGGATCTTTAGCATTCACGCCTCGCTTGTCCTTGCTTCTCAAGTGCTCGGCAGCATGGGAGGCGGATTCTTGGCGGATGCCCTGCAGGCCGTTGGTATGAACAAGGTCGGCAGCTTGAAAACCGCGCTATTCATAGGCGGACTGGCTACCTTGGCGGCATTCATCCCGCTCTTGTTCACAGCCGATCAGAAGGCCGAAGACATACAGGCATTGGATGCACCGCTTCCTGATCATCCACCGGCTCAGGCAGGAAAAGCAGTAAACGCCTCCGGTCTGGGGGATTACAAAGTCATCGGGCAGTTCGCGCTTGCCCAATTGTTAATCGGCCTGGGCTCGGGACTTGTCGTGCCTTATTTGAATTTGTACTTTACCAACCGCTTCTCGGTATCTTTATCGGCCGTCGGCATTCTGATATCACTTGGACAAGTCATGACCATTGTATCGATGCTGATCGGACCTACGCTGGTGAATCGGGTGGGAGCCGTTAAGGCCGTGGTGCTCTTTCAAGTTCTATCCTTGCCCTTCCTGCTGTTAACCGGATTCACGAACGTACTTCTCATTGCATCGGTCGGCTTCCTGTTCCGCCAAGCCCTGATGAATGCCGCCAATCCGATACAATCCTCGATTCTAATCGACCGTGTACCGGATCACCGAAGAGGAATCGCCAATTCGGTTACGCAAACGGCCTTCATGCTGGGCTGGGCCACCATGGGACCCGTACAATCCAAGCTCGTCACCACTTACGGCAGCTATTGGGGATATGCGATCACATTTTGCATTACCGGAACGCTATATGTCGTATCTTCGTTTCTATACTACCGAATGTTCCGTGAGCGCAAGAGCAGCAGCCTCTCCTCCTCCGATACCGCCGCTACTCTCTAG
- a CDS encoding amino acid ABC transporter permease has product MSMDYIVQIGKPMLEGAQTTILLFLIAILVSIPLGFVFTLMVRSAIKPLAWLANAYIYVFRGTPLLLQLLFFCFGLPVLPVIGEYLVLDRFVAACLAFVLNYAAYFAEIFRGGLLAIDKGQYEASKVLGLNRWQTTTKVILPQMFRVALPAVSNESITLVKDTALLYAVAVPELLHFAYTAVNRDVTIMPFFIAGVIYLLMTLVLTMLFKFLERRFKYE; this is encoded by the coding sequence ATGAGTATGGATTACATTGTTCAAATCGGCAAACCGATGCTGGAGGGCGCACAGACAACGATACTGTTGTTTTTAATTGCTATCCTGGTTTCCATCCCGCTCGGGTTTGTGTTCACGTTAATGGTTCGAAGCGCAATCAAGCCGCTGGCTTGGTTGGCCAATGCCTATATTTATGTGTTTCGTGGTACCCCGCTGCTGCTGCAGCTGTTGTTCTTTTGTTTTGGGCTGCCAGTGCTGCCCGTGATCGGAGAGTATCTCGTTCTGGACCGTTTTGTAGCCGCATGTTTGGCATTTGTGCTAAACTATGCTGCTTATTTTGCGGAGATCTTTCGGGGAGGCCTCTTGGCGATTGACAAGGGTCAATATGAAGCGTCCAAGGTGCTGGGCCTGAACCGCTGGCAAACGACCACGAAAGTGATTCTGCCCCAAATGTTTCGCGTAGCCCTGCCGGCGGTATCCAATGAATCCATTACACTGGTAAAAGATACGGCGCTGCTGTATGCCGTAGCGGTTCCGGAGTTACTGCACTTCGCCTATACGGCGGTCAATCGCGATGTTACGATTATGCCGTTTTTCATTGCAGGCGTCATATACCTGCTAATGACGCTCGTGTTAACCATGTTGTTTAAGTTTCTGGAACGCCGATTTAAATATGAATAG
- a CDS encoding DUF2087 domain-containing protein yields the protein MDPNERFWNASIDELKQGYIDEGPVWVCLLCGKTIEKGIIYPDQDVLYESERYMTIHIRREHGSVFQYLSGLDKKLTGLTEHQNRLLQLFYQGMNDKEVQQELGIGSASTIRNHRFALKEKERQSKVLLTLMELLKEKDDHAPAFVEIPKRAKMVDERYNVTEEERQAILAKVFPEGTDGPLKTFKLKEKQKYVVLREIAARFQPDVKYTEQEINDTIGRDHPDYVTIRRYLIEYGFLDRKDDGSEYWLTT from the coding sequence TTGGATCCGAACGAGCGTTTCTGGAATGCTTCTATAGATGAACTTAAGCAAGGCTATATCGACGAAGGTCCCGTATGGGTATGTCTCTTGTGCGGCAAGACGATCGAGAAAGGGATCATCTATCCGGACCAGGATGTGTTATATGAGTCAGAACGATACATGACCATTCATATCCGCCGGGAGCATGGCTCCGTATTTCAGTATTTGTCAGGGCTCGATAAGAAGCTGACTGGATTAACCGAGCATCAGAATCGATTGCTGCAGCTCTTCTATCAAGGCATGAACGATAAAGAGGTGCAACAGGAGCTCGGCATAGGCAGTGCTTCGACGATTCGCAATCACCGGTTTGCCTTGAAGGAGAAGGAAAGACAGTCCAAGGTACTGCTGACTTTAATGGAGCTGCTGAAGGAAAAGGATGACCATGCACCGGCATTCGTGGAGATTCCCAAGCGCGCCAAGATGGTGGATGAGCGCTACAATGTCACCGAAGAAGAGCGGCAAGCGATCCTGGCCAAGGTGTTTCCTGAAGGGACCGATGGTCCGCTGAAGACATTTAAGCTCAAAGAGAAGCAGAAGTACGTCGTGTTGCGAGAAATCGCAGCTCGTTTTCAACCGGACGTCAAATATACGGAGCAAGAAATCAACGATACGATCGGGAGGGACCATCCCGATTATGTGACGATTCGCCGGTATTTGATTGAATATGGTTTTTTGGATCGCAAGGATGATGGAAGCGAGTACTGGTTAACAACGTAA
- a CDS encoding DegV family protein: MRSIAWVTDSTSTIDPDFAKENHIYIVPLRLILGQEEYREGIDISAEAFYERMKDEPKVSSSQPPIGEFIELYESLKEKYDDIIAIHCSSELSGTLNSSMQAAEIAEVPVVGIDSQAGAFPVREMIMSGIHWHSQGDTVQVIKEKIQSMVQNMSFYLIPASLHRLHSSGRVSGTQLLLSNLLRIHLLLRFDEGKVIVEEKIRTFKKAKSRMLELMKMDLQKIKKVCIMHANNVEEAEEIQKEISGAHPALKTEIMTFIPVAGIHAGEGTIAMSWIKYHPAYS; the protein is encoded by the coding sequence ATGAGATCCATAGCATGGGTAACCGACAGCACGAGTACGATCGATCCTGACTTCGCCAAGGAAAATCATATTTATATTGTACCTTTGAGGTTGATACTTGGACAGGAGGAGTACAGGGAAGGAATTGATATTTCGGCTGAGGCCTTTTATGAAAGAATGAAAGATGAACCGAAAGTAAGCAGTTCACAGCCTCCAATCGGTGAATTCATCGAATTATATGAATCCTTGAAAGAGAAGTATGATGATATCATCGCCATTCACTGTTCATCCGAGCTTAGCGGAACCTTGAATTCATCTATGCAGGCGGCAGAGATTGCCGAGGTACCCGTGGTTGGCATCGATTCCCAAGCGGGAGCGTTCCCGGTACGCGAAATGATCATGTCCGGGATTCACTGGCATAGCCAGGGGGATACCGTGCAGGTGATTAAAGAGAAAATTCAGTCCATGGTGCAAAACATGTCATTCTACCTTATTCCGGCAAGCCTGCACCGGCTTCATAGCAGCGGCCGGGTATCCGGCACCCAGCTTCTTCTCAGCAACCTGCTCCGCATTCATCTGCTGCTCCGTTTTGATGAAGGCAAGGTCATTGTGGAAGAGAAGATCCGGACGTTCAAGAAGGCCAAGTCACGAATGCTGGAGCTTATGAAAATGGATTTGCAGAAAATTAAAAAGGTCTGCATCATGCACGCGAACAACGTAGAAGAGGCCGAGGAGATCCAGAAGGAAATCAGCGGAGCCCATCCGGCGTTGAAAACCGAAATTATGACCTTTATTCCCGTTGCGGGCATCCATGCCGGCGAAGGCACCATTGCCATGTCGTGGATTAAATATCATCCTGCATATTCCTAG
- a CDS encoding UDP-N-acetylmuramate dehydrogenase, whose product MTLHTSAIDRLCKRNVELSAFSTYGIGGSANYLAMPETANDLADLLQDCRKRGIPWYIFGMGSNILFPDEPKHDLVFISLKNLVELRVSADKWYVSSGAPMSLLSLMGLMGGTDLLDFTFLLPGCVGAGIYMNAKYNARQICDILDTVYYIDTTDPSLKVRSIPVADCLFAYKQSIFQQHPWIIVGADLNIPVSSKEQISMTSEVLTEWKTRGSHPSSLPSFFSFFLGEVHALAGKGIETPQSMLDIIKYRTSKRHFDYPSCGSVFKNNYDYGVAVGSLVDQLNMKGTEYGGAIISPHHGNMILNQKHAKATDILYLMNLISESINNHFGFVPEPEIVLV is encoded by the coding sequence ATGACTTTACATACATCTGCTATCGACCGATTGTGCAAGCGCAATGTGGAGCTGTCTGCTTTTTCGACGTATGGGATCGGCGGTTCAGCCAATTATCTGGCCATGCCTGAAACGGCAAATGACCTGGCGGATCTCCTGCAGGACTGCAGGAAACGCGGGATACCATGGTACATCTTTGGAATGGGCTCCAACATTCTGTTTCCGGATGAACCGAAACATGACCTGGTGTTTATATCGCTCAAAAACCTGGTGGAGCTGCGGGTGTCGGCTGATAAATGGTACGTTTCATCCGGCGCGCCGATGTCGTTATTGTCCTTGATGGGGTTAATGGGTGGAACGGATTTGCTTGATTTTACTTTTTTGCTGCCTGGCTGCGTAGGGGCCGGCATCTATATGAACGCTAAATATAATGCTCGTCAAATCTGCGATATTCTGGACACGGTCTATTATATCGATACGACGGATCCGAGCTTAAAGGTACGGTCCATTCCCGTAGCGGACTGTTTATTTGCATACAAGCAATCCATCTTCCAGCAGCATCCGTGGATCATAGTAGGGGCCGATCTTAATATTCCGGTCAGCTCGAAGGAACAGATCAGCATGACATCTGAAGTTCTCACAGAGTGGAAGACTCGCGGCAGCCATCCATCCTCATTGCCATCGTTTTTCTCATTCTTTCTGGGTGAAGTGCACGCGCTGGCAGGAAAGGGAATAGAGACGCCTCAGTCGATGCTTGATATCATCAAGTACCGGACGAGTAAACGCCATTTCGACTACCCGTCCTGCGGTTCCGTATTCAAAAATAATTATGATTATGGAGTAGCCGTCGGCTCGCTCGTGGATCAGCTGAATATGAAGGGAACCGAATATGGCGGCGCGATCATCTCTCCGCATCACGGCAACATGATTCTGAACCAGAAGCATGCGAAGGCAACCGATATCCTCTACTTGATGAATCTGATCTCGGAATCGATTAACAACCATTTTGGATTCGTTCCGGAGCCGGAAATTGTATTGGTATAA
- the rpoD gene encoding RNA polymerase sigma factor RpoD: MGLSTGGHRMENRQSADFALEREVTETEKAANSPTEDFSVHDDLSLPPGIKISDPVRMYLKEIGRVPLLTADEEVELSKRIEEGDEEAKRRLAEANLRLVVSIARRYAGRGMQFLDLIQEGNMGLIKAVEKFDYSKGFKFSTYATWWIRQAITRSIADQARTIRIPVHMVETINKLVRVSRQLLQELGREPTPEEIGKEMDISPEKVREIQKVSQEPVSLETPVGEESDSNLGDFIEDQDALAPADAAAFELLKEQLEEVLDTLTEREENVLRLRFGLEDGRTRTLEEVGQVFGVTRERIRQIEAKALRKLRHPSRSKRLKDFLE, encoded by the coding sequence ATGGGATTGTCAACAGGGGGGCATAGAATGGAGAACCGTCAAAGTGCGGATTTTGCATTGGAACGAGAGGTTACGGAAACAGAGAAAGCGGCTAATTCTCCGACAGAGGATTTTTCGGTTCATGACGATCTCTCACTTCCACCAGGCATCAAGATTAGCGATCCGGTTCGCATGTACCTGAAAGAAATCGGTCGTGTTCCCCTCCTTACAGCCGATGAAGAAGTGGAACTGTCCAAACGAATAGAGGAGGGAGATGAAGAAGCGAAACGCCGTTTGGCTGAAGCGAATCTTCGTCTCGTTGTAAGTATAGCAAGACGCTATGCTGGCCGGGGAATGCAGTTCCTGGATCTGATACAGGAAGGCAACATGGGCCTGATCAAAGCGGTGGAGAAGTTCGACTACTCCAAGGGCTTTAAGTTTAGTACGTATGCCACTTGGTGGATTCGCCAAGCGATTACCCGCTCGATTGCTGACCAAGCAAGAACTATCCGGATTCCGGTGCATATGGTAGAGACGATTAATAAGCTCGTACGTGTCTCCAGGCAGCTCCTTCAGGAGCTGGGACGCGAACCGACACCGGAAGAAATCGGTAAGGAGATGGATATCTCGCCGGAAAAAGTACGTGAGATCCAGAAGGTATCCCAAGAACCTGTGTCTCTGGAAACACCGGTCGGGGAGGAAAGCGACTCCAACCTGGGCGATTTCATTGAGGATCAGGACGCATTGGCGCCGGCAGATGCCGCAGCGTTTGAGCTGCTGAAGGAACAGCTGGAGGAAGTGCTGGATACGCTCACCGAGCGTGAAGAGAATGTGCTCCGACTGCGCTTTGGACTTGAGGATGGACGGACCCGCACCCTGGAGGAAGTAGGCCAGGTATTCGGCGTTACGCGTGAACGCATTCGGCAGATCGAGGCGAAGGCGCTTCGTAAATTGCGTCATCCGAGCCGCAGCAAACGACTCAAGGATTTCCTTGAATAA
- a CDS encoding GIY-YIG nuclease family protein: MNRRQELNQMYKEIKIEAGVYQIRNTKNGKVFVAGTNNLKTMNGKRFELQMGTSYNKTLQWEWNEYGEDAFVFEILETIEPKEDPFYDLKGAVSKREAYWIEQLEPFGEKGYNAERK; the protein is encoded by the coding sequence ATGAATCGTAGACAGGAACTAAATCAAATGTATAAGGAAATCAAGATCGAAGCAGGCGTGTATCAAATTCGAAACACAAAGAACGGCAAAGTGTTTGTGGCCGGAACGAATAACTTGAAGACCATGAACGGCAAACGATTCGAGCTGCAGATGGGAACGAGCTACAATAAGACGCTTCAGTGGGAATGGAATGAGTATGGCGAGGATGCTTTTGTCTTCGAGATTCTGGAAACCATCGAACCGAAAGAGGATCCGTTCTATGATCTGAAGGGCGCGGTCAGCAAACGGGAGGCATATTGGATTGAACAGCTGGAACCTTTTGGAGAAAAGGGGTATAACGCAGAGCGAAAATAA
- a CDS encoding manganese-dependent inorganic pyrophosphatase, whose protein sequence is MAKTLIFGHKNPDTDTICSAIAYADLKNQLGLSAEPVRLGDVNGETQYALDYFKVEAPRFVETVANEAQDVILVDHNERQQSASDIDQVRVIEVIDHHRIANFETSHPLYYRAEPVGCTATILNKIYKEKGITVRKEIAGLMLSAIISDSLLFKSPTCTDEDIAAARELAEIAGVDADSYGLNMLKAGADLSDKTIAQLISLDAKEFQMGGAKVEIAQVNAVDTNDVLSRQAELEDAIQAIIADKNLDLFVFVVTDILNNDSIALALGKESKAVEKAYNVSLSENKALLKGVVSRKSQIVPVLTEAFNQ, encoded by the coding sequence ATGGCAAAAACATTAATTTTTGGACACAAAAATCCGGATACGGACACAATCTGCTCTGCTATTGCTTATGCTGATTTGAAGAACCAGCTCGGCCTTTCTGCCGAGCCCGTGCGTCTTGGAGACGTTAACGGTGAAACGCAATATGCGCTCGATTACTTTAAGGTCGAAGCTCCTCGTTTCGTTGAGACGGTTGCAAACGAAGCCCAAGACGTTATCCTCGTGGACCATAACGAGCGTCAGCAAAGCGCAAGCGACATTGATCAGGTTCGCGTGATTGAGGTTATCGATCATCACCGCATCGCGAATTTTGAGACAAGCCACCCATTATACTACCGTGCGGAGCCTGTCGGCTGCACAGCTACCATTCTGAACAAGATCTACAAGGAAAAAGGTATCACCGTTCGCAAAGAAATTGCTGGCCTGATGCTGTCCGCCATCATCTCGGACTCCCTGTTGTTCAAATCCCCAACCTGCACAGACGAAGATATCGCAGCAGCTCGCGAGCTGGCTGAGATCGCTGGCGTGGATGCAGACAGCTATGGGCTCAATATGCTCAAGGCAGGCGCCGATCTGAGCGACAAAACCATCGCGCAATTGATCTCCCTGGACGCCAAGGAATTCCAAATGGGCGGAGCCAAAGTGGAAATCGCACAGGTTAACGCGGTGGATACCAATGATGTATTGTCCCGTCAAGCCGAACTCGAAGATGCGATTCAAGCGATTATTGCCGACAAAAACCTGGACCTGTTCGTCTTCGTAGTGACAGATATTCTGAACAACGATTCGATCGCTCTTGCACTCGGTAAAGAGTCCAAGGCCGTTGAGAAAGCCTACAATGTGTCCCTGTCGGAGAACAAGGCTCTTCTTAAAGGCGTGGTTTCCCGCAAATCGCAGATTGTTCCTGTCCTGACCGAAGCATTCAATCAATAA
- the nagZ gene encoding beta-N-acetylhexosaminidase: MLRRKTKWMCLTMLVVILLLAAAGCRGGAEPGNPGNNGQGASPSEEIQEPQTPSQADEDGTPGPSGSSDNNGEEGNLPENGTEDAVTELLNSMTVKEKIGQLVLVGIEGTTMDDTTRRLLEDYHVGGIILFKDNIENARQSADLLNELKKANAANPVPLWLSIDEEGGRVTRFPDEYVKLPSSGKIGRSDDLTLTKQVGGLIAQKVSGVGINMVFAPVLDIDSNPNNPVIGDRSFGTTAETVSTQGIASMKGIQENGVVPVVKHFPGHGDTSVDSHLGLPVVDHDLKRLHELELVPFQQAIDEGADVVMVAHLLMKSIDPDTPSSYSKPVINDLLREEMGFKGVVITDDMTMGAISGSTDLGEASVKSVVAGSNMILIGHEYALEEAVIQALTEAAHSGVIPEEMLNDRVRATLEIKHKYQLSDEPVKAPDVKSLNQETKAVLDQLK; the protein is encoded by the coding sequence ATGTTGAGGCGTAAGACAAAATGGATGTGCTTAACGATGCTGGTTGTCATCTTGCTATTGGCTGCGGCAGGTTGTCGGGGCGGAGCCGAACCGGGCAACCCCGGGAACAACGGACAAGGAGCTTCGCCGTCGGAGGAAATACAGGAGCCGCAGACCCCGTCTCAAGCTGATGAAGACGGGACTCCGGGTCCATCTGGCAGCTCGGACAACAATGGCGAGGAAGGGAATCTGCCCGAGAACGGGACTGAGGATGCGGTAACGGAGCTTCTGAATAGCATGACCGTCAAGGAGAAGATCGGTCAGCTGGTGCTGGTTGGAATCGAAGGGACTACGATGGATGATACCACGCGCAGATTGCTGGAGGATTACCATGTAGGCGGTATTATCCTTTTTAAGGATAATATCGAGAACGCCCGGCAGTCGGCAGACCTGCTGAATGAGCTGAAAAAAGCAAATGCTGCGAATCCGGTACCGCTCTGGCTGAGCATTGATGAGGAGGGCGGACGGGTTACCCGTTTTCCTGATGAATACGTGAAGCTGCCGTCAAGCGGTAAAATTGGGAGGAGCGATGATCTTACGCTGACCAAGCAAGTTGGTGGACTTATCGCGCAGAAGGTGTCGGGAGTCGGAATCAATATGGTTTTTGCCCCGGTGCTGGACATTGATAGCAACCCGAACAATCCGGTCATCGGCGATCGATCCTTTGGCACAACGGCAGAAACCGTAAGCACGCAGGGAATCGCCTCGATGAAGGGGATACAGGAGAATGGTGTCGTACCTGTAGTGAAGCATTTCCCTGGGCATGGCGATACTTCGGTCGATTCCCATCTCGGGCTGCCGGTTGTTGACCATGATCTGAAGCGTCTGCATGAATTGGAGCTGGTACCGTTTCAACAAGCGATTGATGAAGGAGCCGATGTGGTTATGGTTGCCCATCTGCTGATGAAGAGCATCGATCCGGATACGCCATCCTCCTATTCGAAACCCGTTATCAACGATTTGTTAAGGGAAGAAATGGGGTTTAAGGGTGTCGTTATAACGGATGATATGACCATGGGGGCGATTTCCGGCAGCACAGACTTAGGAGAGGCTTCCGTGAAGTCCGTCGTCGCAGGGAGCAACATGATTCTGATCGGACATGAATATGCATTGGAAGAAGCCGTCATTCAGGCATTAACCGAGGCTGCCCATAGCGGCGTGATCCCGGAGGAGATGCTGAACGACCGGGTGAGGGCAACGCTTGAAATAAAGCACAAATATCAGCTGAGCGATGAGCCCGTGAAGGCTCCCGATGTGAAATCGTTGAATCAAGAAACGAAAGCGGTACTAGATCAGCTTAAGTAA
- a CDS encoding DUF4166 domain-containing protein: MTSIYEQALGSQFQMLHPKIRERFGFDSKDHIASIGEGVMEEIWYAPWAALPLYIGTMRHIMFPNRGKGIPFRIENYAYRDEWGRETVTWCRSFDFPGVQRRFDATMIYSAQRRRIVDYLGNKQHLAVDLRIAAGESGGICIQSGEQRFYEGLLQFRFPRWFTGTADVNEWYDDGNQRYRISVEVRNPILGPVFRYKGSFQARTIDVADGAVPKHVKPLRVEARE; the protein is encoded by the coding sequence GTGACCTCGATCTATGAACAAGCGCTAGGCTCGCAATTTCAAATGCTCCATCCCAAAATTCGGGAGCGCTTCGGGTTTGACAGCAAGGATCACATCGCTTCGATTGGCGAAGGCGTCATGGAAGAGATCTGGTACGCGCCTTGGGCTGCACTGCCTCTCTATATAGGCACGATGCGGCATATTATGTTTCCGAATCGAGGGAAAGGGATCCCGTTTCGGATTGAGAATTATGCTTATCGTGACGAATGGGGAAGAGAAACGGTGACGTGGTGTCGCAGCTTTGATTTTCCGGGTGTCCAAAGGCGGTTTGATGCCACAATGATCTATAGCGCACAGCGCCGCCGTATCGTGGATTATTTAGGGAATAAACAGCACTTGGCGGTCGATCTCCGGATAGCCGCGGGGGAGAGCGGCGGCATTTGCATTCAATCGGGGGAGCAGAGATTTTATGAGGGGCTTTTGCAGTTTCGATTTCCCCGGTGGTTCACCGGAACAGCCGATGTAAACGAATGGTATGATGACGGGAATCAACGATACCGGATATCCGTTGAGGTGCGCAATCCGATACTGGGGCCTGTCTTCCGGTACAAGGGAAGCTTCCAGGCCCGGACCATTGATGTGGCCGATGGAGCCGTTCCGAAACATGTAAAACCTCTGCGAGTTGAGGCTAGAGAGTAG
- a CDS encoding amino acid ABC transporter ATP-binding protein, producing MAIIEVTHVKKSFGQLDVLKDVSFEIQKNEVIAVIGPSGSGKSTMLRSLVHLEEINGGSIKLQDQYLVKDGVYASPPGIKAITSRMGMVFQHFNLFPHLTVQENLGLAPKHVKKQSKEEVRVNSAALLKKVGLSDKADVYPGNLSGGQKQRVAIARALMMNPDIMLFDEPTSALDPELTGEVLAVIKQLAEEHMTMVIVTHEMSFAKEVADRMIFMDNGQVVESGTPDQIFNQPKAERTREFLIRATR from the coding sequence ATGGCAATTATCGAAGTAACCCATGTGAAAAAATCCTTCGGCCAGCTGGACGTGCTGAAGGACGTCAGCTTTGAGATTCAGAAGAATGAAGTGATTGCCGTCATCGGACCTTCCGGATCGGGGAAGAGCACCATGCTCCGGAGCCTGGTGCATCTGGAGGAGATTAATGGCGGATCGATCAAGCTGCAGGATCAATATCTCGTGAAGGATGGCGTATATGCCAGCCCGCCGGGGATCAAAGCGATCACATCCCGGATGGGCATGGTATTCCAGCATTTTAACCTGTTTCCTCATCTCACGGTACAGGAGAATCTGGGACTGGCACCTAAACATGTGAAGAAACAATCAAAGGAAGAGGTTAGGGTAAACAGCGCCGCTCTGCTGAAGAAGGTCGGTTTATCTGATAAAGCAGACGTATACCCCGGGAATCTGTCGGGCGGACAGAAACAGCGTGTGGCCATTGCGAGAGCACTGATGATGAATCCGGACATCATGCTGTTTGACGAACCGACATCGGCGCTGGACCCCGAGCTGACCGGCGAGGTGCTGGCGGTTATCAAGCAGCTGGCCGAGGAGCATATGACGATGGTGATCGTCACGCATGAGATGAGTTTTGCCAAAGAAGTGGCGGACCGAATGATCTTCATGGATAACGGACAGGTCGTCGAATCCGGCACGCCGGATCAAATATTTAACCAACCGAAGGCAGAGCGCACCCGGGAATTTTTAATCCGGGCGACGCGTTGA